A segment of the Neisseria chenwenguii genome:
AGAGCTGTTCGGCGACGTGTTCGACATCCACGGCGGCGGTGCGGATTTGCAGTTTCCGCATCATGAAAACGAAATCGCGCAAAGCGTCGGCGCGCACGGCGGCGTGTGCGGCCACGACCATGCGGGCAAACCCGTTGCCAGCCATGTGAAATACTGGCTGCACAACGGTTTCATCCGCGTGGACGGCGAAAAAATGTCCAAATCGCTGGGCAACTTCTTTACCATCCGCGACGTTTTGAAACAGTACGACGCCGAAATCGTGCGCTTCTTCATCCTGCGCGCCCACTACCGCAGCCCGTTGAACTATTCCGACGCGCACCTCGACGATGCCAAAGGCGCACTCACACGCCTGTACACCGCGCTGAAAAACACCATGCCGTCTGAAAACGCGGATTTGGACAACGATTACGTCGCCCGCTTCAACGCCGCGATGGACGACGATTTCGACACCGTTCAGGCCGTGGCCGTGCTGTTCGAGCTGGCGAACGAAGTCAACAAAACCCGAAACGCAGATTTGGCCGCCTGCCTGAAACACTTGGGCGGTATCATCGGCCTGCTGCAACGCGAGCCGCAAGAATTTCTGCAAGGCGGCAATGTTTCAGACGGCCTCTCCAACGAAGAAATCGAAGCCCTGATTGAAGCGCGCAAACAGGCGCGTGCCGATAAAAACTGGGCCGAATCCGACCGCATCCGCGATGTTTTAACCGCCGCCAACATCATTCTGGAAGACGGCGCAGGCGGAACAACCTGGCGGCGCGGTTAGGCCGTCTGAAAAATATTTGCGGTTCAAAGCCAACGGAAGGCCGTCTGAAAATTTTCAGACGGCCTCTGCCATTTTCCCCACCCCAAAAATTTGATTTTCCCGACAAAGCACGCATCTCTACCAGCGTTACAGAAAGGAGTCCCGATATGCCCCGTTTTTCCGTCCTCAACCTGGTTCCCCGCCGCGCGGGCGGCAGTTACGCCGATGCAATGGCGGCGATGGTGCGGCTGGCCCAGACCGCCGAACGGCTCGGCGCCGCGCGCTATTGGATTGCCGAACACCACAACATGAAAAACCTCGCCAGTTCCGCGACCCAACTGCTGATCCAGCACACGCTGGCCAACACCGCCACGCTCAAAGTCGGCTCGGGCGGCGTGATGCTGCCCAACCACAGCCCCTACATCGTCGCTGAACAATACGGCACGCTCGCCACGCTCTATCCAAACCGTGTCGAACTCGGCCTCGGCCGCGCGCCCGGCACCGACCAGCGCACCGCCCGCGCCCTGCGCCGCCACAACCTTCATCACGACTTCCCCGCCGACATCGCCGAGATGCGCAGCTATTTCGCCGACACCGCATTGGTACACGCCTATCCCGCCGCCGGCTTGGACGTACCCGTCTATATCCTCGGTTCCAGCACCGAAAGCGCCTATCTCGCCGCCGAACTCGGCCTGCCCTACGCCTTCGCATCCCACTTCGCCCCGCGTATGCTGCACGAAGCCGCCGACATCTACCGCCGCCTGTTCAAGCCATCCGCAAGTTTGGCCGAACCCTATCTGATTGTCGGCGCCAACGTGATTTTGGCCGACAGCGACGAAGAAGCCCGCCGCCTCGCGACCACGCAGACGCAGTTTTTCCTCAACGTCGTCACCAACGCCCAACAAGACCTGCAACCGCCGCTGCCCGACGAAAACACGCTCTGGCAGCAACACCAAACCGCCCGGACCGCCCCGCATTTCGGGCCGGTGGATTTCAAAGGTATCCCGCTGTATCAGCAGGAAAAAGCCGTGGTGGACGACATGACCGCCATGTCTTTCATCGGCAGCCCCGTTTCCGTACGACACCGGCTCGGGCAGCTGCAACAGCATCTTGAGTTTGATGAAATCATGGCGGTCAGCTATATCTATGATGAGGAAAAACAGCACCGTTCTTATGAATTGCTGGCGGGGATTTTGGCTGAGGGGTAGGACATGAGGCCGCCTGAAAACTGTTTTTCCATGTTTTACTACAACCGGTGGCTGAGCGTAGTCGAAACCCGTTCAAACATTCCTGCAACACCAAGCAGGATTTGGCTATGCGCGGGAAAAGGCCGTCTGAAAATTTTCAGACGGCCTGACAAACAAAAAACCAACCGCCTTACCCGCCGCGCGCAAACGGTTTCAACGCTGCCCAATCCACGCCGTCGAGCAGGTTTTTGGTAACCAGCCCGAGTTCGGTGTCGCCTTCGATTTGCAGTTTGCGGTTGAAAAACAGGGTGTCCGGATCTTCTTCGCGGGCAATCATGCGCATGAAATCAATGCCGTTGGCGGCGAGGCGCAGGTCGGGTTGGCCGCTGAAATCCTGATTGAGGAATTTTTCGGTGTCGGCGCTGAAACGGATTTTCAGGCCGGCATCCAATACGTCGATTTCAAACTTCCTACCGTTGAAATAATCCATTTCGGCAGGCAGCAGGCCGCGTCTGAGCATGGTGTTCAAGGCCGTCACCAAGACGAGGCGCGGGGGCGAGGCGGGCAG
Coding sequences within it:
- the cysS gene encoding cysteine--tRNA ligase, whose amino-acid sequence is MLNLYNTLTRQKEPFSPINPENVRMYVCGMTVYDYCHLGHARVMVVFDMIARWLRARGYPLTYVRNITDIDDKIIARAAENGETIGALTARFIQAMHEDAAALGVLRPDAEPKATEHVGQMIAMIERLIANGKAYTADNGDVYYAVREFPEYGQLSGKSLDDLRAGERVEVDGFKRDPLDFVLWKAAKPNEADFWESPWGKGRPGWHIECSAMGEELFGDVFDIHGGGADLQFPHHENEIAQSVGAHGGVCGHDHAGKPVASHVKYWLHNGFIRVDGEKMSKSLGNFFTIRDVLKQYDAEIVRFFILRAHYRSPLNYSDAHLDDAKGALTRLYTALKNTMPSENADLDNDYVARFNAAMDDDFDTVQAVAVLFELANEVNKTRNADLAACLKHLGGIIGLLQREPQEFLQGGNVSDGLSNEEIEALIEARKQARADKNWAESDRIRDVLTAANIILEDGAGGTTWRRG
- a CDS encoding LLM class flavin-dependent oxidoreductase; translated protein: MPRFSVLNLVPRRAGGSYADAMAAMVRLAQTAERLGAARYWIAEHHNMKNLASSATQLLIQHTLANTATLKVGSGGVMLPNHSPYIVAEQYGTLATLYPNRVELGLGRAPGTDQRTARALRRHNLHHDFPADIAEMRSYFADTALVHAYPAAGLDVPVYILGSSTESAYLAAELGLPYAFASHFAPRMLHEAADIYRRLFKPSASLAEPYLIVGANVILADSDEEARRLATTQTQFFLNVVTNAQQDLQPPLPDENTLWQQHQTARTAPHFGPVDFKGIPLYQQEKAVVDDMTAMSFIGSPVSVRHRLGQLQQHLEFDEIMAVSYIYDEEKQHRSYELLAGILAEG
- the ubiT gene encoding ubiquinone anaerobic biosynthesis accessory factor UbiT translates to MTLPEIILPDWLGKIIGHLPASPPRLVLVTALNTMLRRGLLPAEMDYFNGRKFEIDVLDAGLKIRFSADTEKFLNQDFSGQPDLRLAANGIDFMRMIAREEDPDTLFFNRKLQIEGDTELGLVTKNLLDGVDWAALKPFARGG